In Oligoflexus sp., one genomic interval encodes:
- a CDS encoding fumarate hydratase — MEFAYQKPLVLGQDKTPYRLLTKDYVSTTSFQGKTILQVAPEGLELLAREALREVSFYLRPTHLQSLNRILDDPEASDNDRFVAHALLQNAVIAAEGKLPSCQDTGTAIVIGKKGQQVFTGVDDAEWLSKGIFKTYQTENLRYSQLAPLSMFEEKNTGSNLPAQIDLYATPGDSYEFLFLAKGGGSANKSFLFQQTKSLLNEESLIKFIEDKVKYLGTSACPPYHLALVIGGTSAESCLKIVKEASAGYLDYLPTSGNMHGQAFRDVEWEARVQKICQETGIGAQFGGKYFVHDVRVIRLPRHAASCPVGLGVSCSADRNIKARITKDGIFIEDLEHNPARFLPEKDPSLAPPVEIDLDRPMAEIRRELSRHPIKTRLKLSGTLIVARDVAHARIQQMLNEGKPMPDYFKNHPIYYAGPAKTPEGMPSGSFGPTTAGRMDPYVTPFMAQGGSLVMLAKGNRSPEVAAACKQYGGFYLGSIGGPAAILAKQNILSVEVVDFADLGMEAVRKIRIKDFPAFIVCDDKGNDFYSNIQGNE, encoded by the coding sequence ATGGAATTCGCTTACCAAAAGCCGCTGGTTTTAGGACAAGACAAGACACCCTATCGACTTCTGACCAAGGACTATGTCAGCACCACAAGTTTTCAAGGCAAAACCATCCTGCAGGTGGCACCCGAAGGCCTTGAGCTCCTGGCGCGGGAAGCCCTGCGGGAAGTCTCTTTTTATCTGCGTCCGACTCATCTGCAGAGTCTGAATCGCATCCTCGACGATCCTGAGGCGTCCGATAACGATCGCTTCGTGGCCCACGCCCTTCTGCAAAATGCGGTGATCGCAGCGGAGGGCAAACTGCCGAGCTGCCAGGATACCGGGACCGCGATCGTCATCGGGAAAAAAGGTCAGCAGGTCTTCACGGGCGTGGATGACGCCGAATGGCTGTCGAAGGGTATTTTCAAAACCTATCAGACAGAAAATCTGCGCTATTCGCAGCTGGCTCCCCTGAGCATGTTCGAAGAAAAAAATACCGGCAGCAATCTGCCCGCGCAGATCGATCTCTATGCGACGCCGGGTGACAGCTATGAGTTCCTCTTCCTGGCCAAAGGCGGTGGTTCGGCCAACAAGAGTTTTCTTTTCCAGCAGACCAAATCGCTCTTGAACGAAGAGAGCCTCATCAAATTCATCGAAGACAAGGTGAAATACCTCGGCACCAGCGCCTGCCCTCCGTATCACCTCGCCCTTGTGATCGGCGGGACGTCCGCCGAGAGCTGCCTGAAAATCGTGAAGGAAGCTTCGGCGGGTTACCTTGATTATCTGCCGACCAGCGGCAACATGCATGGCCAGGCCTTCCGCGATGTGGAGTGGGAGGCCCGCGTTCAAAAAATCTGTCAGGAGACGGGCATCGGCGCTCAATTCGGCGGCAAATACTTCGTGCATGATGTGCGCGTGATTCGCCTTCCCCGGCATGCTGCGTCCTGTCCTGTGGGCCTTGGCGTCAGCTGCAGTGCGGACCGTAATATCAAGGCGCGCATCACCAAAGACGGCATCTTCATCGAAGATCTTGAGCATAATCCGGCGCGCTTCCTGCCTGAAAAAGATCCGTCCCTTGCGCCACCCGTGGAAATAGATCTCGATCGTCCCATGGCGGAGATTCGCCGTGAATTGAGCCGTCATCCGATCAAGACCCGCCTGAAACTAAGCGGCACTTTGATTGTGGCCCGCGACGTGGCTCATGCCCGCATTCAGCAGATGCTGAATGAAGGCAAGCCGATGCCGGACTATTTCAAGAATCACCCGATCTATTACGCGGGACCTGCGAAGACTCCGGAAGGCATGCCCTCCGGCAGTTTCGGCCCGACCACGGCCGGTCGCATGGATCCTTATGTGACGCCGTTCATGGCGCAAGGCGGATCGCTGGTGATGCTGGCGAAAGGCAACCGCTCGCCTGAAGTGGCCGCGGCGTGCAAACAGTATGGAGGATTCTATCTGGGTTCGATCGGTGGACCGGCCGCCATCCTCGCCAAGCAGAACATCCTAAGCGTGGAAGTCGTCGACTTCGCCGACCTCGGTATGGAAGCCGTGCGGAAGATTCGCATCAAGGATTTCCCGGCCTTCATCGTATGCGATGACAAGGGCAATGACTTCTATAGCAATATTCAAGGCAACGAGTAA
- a CDS encoding adenylate/guanylate cyclase domain-containing protein, whose translation MLKWILMLVCAVTGEVAVADEEKAPALALEDPYTWTWAAMDNPVTLRSWAQERMESLKPESDGRLWSLAVAAFFRKARPEDYSSLQRENLEKALDIAAEHTLPPWALFDLKDAAYYFKLVDAHGQDGILPPDQDLERLRHQAELADSLKLPGRKAQASLEWGYALLDSGRESEAVKKIHEALRELNKAHGVQDLEIIKAKGLYADALVNLQSREKSRTIYRELEQFCQRKNLRMFCLAVHHAQAYLWMQERTPEAHEKAFAILQRSLAIAEELQDEHSIASIHNYLIRVCDAMGRYEDAEAYGKKAIEMFRRAKSRVWLGDTQRKLSFVYLNMKQPDKALDILNEARESFPADFAMDLAEISYQKAQAFQALRQHKKAYEALTAYAAFLKQNAQQSQSADIAQNLTQINLELEEEYSRSLTEAERQQEIQTQLERANQRNQEETLLLINIIWFVSGGLVLSGILGLLWIHQQNRRILRLNRHLRENILQRFLPPLVAEKVASGQAVLDEIPHEQNVTVLFGRLVGLEHAIEELGPRVTARLLESLMQAVTDVSLIHKGCLDKLHRGSFLILFGAPLPSSADEQVANAMAFAEAILERFAQIREDWPQVAGWQPGLAIGIHQGAALVGIFGGKRRADYTAIGQTVNLAARIEGEAQSNQILVSETVAQFLTSDRCHSLGEIRLKGITQLQTIFRVDLPLRARNAS comes from the coding sequence ATGTTGAAATGGATCCTTATGCTCGTCTGCGCCGTGACAGGCGAGGTGGCTGTCGCAGACGAGGAGAAAGCTCCCGCTCTTGCGCTTGAGGATCCTTATACCTGGACCTGGGCAGCCATGGATAATCCTGTGACCCTGAGAAGCTGGGCCCAGGAGCGGATGGAATCCTTGAAGCCGGAATCCGACGGGCGTCTTTGGAGTCTGGCCGTGGCCGCTTTTTTTCGAAAAGCCCGGCCCGAGGACTACAGCTCTTTACAGCGCGAAAATCTGGAGAAAGCCTTGGACATCGCCGCGGAGCATACGCTTCCGCCCTGGGCGTTATTTGATCTGAAAGACGCCGCTTATTATTTCAAGCTGGTCGATGCTCATGGCCAGGACGGGATTCTTCCGCCCGATCAAGACCTTGAACGTCTTCGGCATCAGGCCGAGCTTGCCGACAGCTTAAAACTGCCGGGACGCAAGGCGCAGGCCAGCCTGGAATGGGGCTATGCGCTGCTGGATTCAGGACGCGAAAGCGAGGCGGTGAAAAAAATCCATGAAGCCCTGCGGGAATTGAACAAAGCCCACGGTGTCCAGGATCTGGAGATCATCAAGGCCAAAGGCCTCTATGCGGATGCTCTGGTCAACCTTCAGTCCCGTGAAAAATCCCGCACGATCTATCGCGAGCTGGAGCAGTTCTGCCAGCGAAAAAATCTCCGCATGTTCTGCCTCGCTGTTCATCATGCCCAGGCTTACCTTTGGATGCAGGAACGCACGCCCGAGGCTCATGAAAAGGCTTTCGCGATCTTGCAAAGATCTTTGGCCATTGCTGAAGAGCTGCAGGATGAGCACAGCATCGCCTCCATTCATAATTATCTCATTCGCGTCTGTGATGCCATGGGGCGCTATGAGGATGCCGAAGCCTATGGAAAAAAAGCCATTGAAATGTTCCGCAGGGCCAAAAGCAGAGTCTGGCTCGGTGATACCCAGCGGAAGCTGAGTTTTGTCTATCTCAACATGAAACAGCCGGACAAGGCCTTGGATATTCTGAACGAGGCTCGCGAAAGTTTTCCAGCGGATTTCGCCATGGACCTTGCTGAAATTTCCTATCAAAAGGCTCAGGCCTTTCAAGCTTTGCGCCAGCATAAGAAGGCCTATGAGGCGCTGACGGCCTACGCCGCATTCCTGAAGCAGAATGCCCAGCAGAGTCAAAGCGCGGACATCGCCCAGAACCTGACGCAGATTAATCTTGAGCTGGAAGAGGAATACAGCCGCTCCCTGACTGAGGCTGAACGTCAGCAAGAGATACAAACCCAATTGGAGCGAGCCAATCAACGCAATCAGGAGGAGACGCTCCTTCTGATCAACATCATCTGGTTCGTGAGCGGGGGTCTCGTTCTGAGCGGTATTCTGGGCCTTCTTTGGATTCACCAGCAGAACCGTCGCATCCTGCGCTTGAATCGCCATCTCAGGGAAAATATCCTGCAGCGCTTTCTGCCGCCGCTGGTGGCGGAAAAAGTGGCGAGCGGCCAGGCCGTGCTTGATGAAATACCGCATGAGCAGAACGTGACCGTTCTCTTTGGGCGTCTGGTCGGGCTTGAACATGCGATTGAAGAGCTGGGACCACGGGTGACGGCGCGGCTTTTGGAAAGCCTGATGCAGGCTGTGACCGATGTCAGCCTTATTCATAAGGGCTGCCTGGATAAGCTGCATCGCGGCAGCTTTCTCATCCTTTTCGGAGCGCCCTTGCCCTCGTCGGCGGATGAGCAGGTGGCCAATGCCATGGCCTTTGCCGAAGCGATCCTGGAACGCTTTGCTCAGATTCGCGAAGACTGGCCGCAGGTCGCAGGATGGCAGCCAGGCCTTGCCATTGGCATTCATCAAGGGGCGGCCCTGGTCGGTATCTTTGGTGGCAAAAGGCGGGCGGACTATACAGCGATTGGCCAGACTGTGAACCTCGCCGCGCGGATCGAAGGTGAGGCGCAGTCGAATCAGATCCTGGTGAGCGAAACCGTCGCTCAATTTTTGACGTCCGATCGCTGCCATTCCCTGGGCGAGATCCGGCTGAAGGGGATCACGCAGCTGCAGACTATTTTTCGTGTGGACCTGCCGCTCCGTGCGAGGAACGCCTCATGA
- a CDS encoding adenylate/guanylate cyclase domain-containing protein — protein MKTGLFLLLGLLFHTHAKAVPCHDPRAHLESIQTQVFQDPAKAMKEARAFFPFQKVRCGLQWALGLYLTESEAPPDAPWMKAVEHADRKGPYASEILLLETLHLEAAGASLPDLQERIRSLEEDSREAPPAVRVLFLYLITAAVHDPLLKASLEGEMEEKLASDPALSAFDRVLLLEYQAYHMERNRNPQKKLALRDSFLAALRSLKLDYWEAFILYNHARTFQRLGTLDGNSSAARYYADAASRFRSLTKDALYASILLGQAGIAHGQGRKAEAIRLAREAEPYFIQSRNRIWQGEVWKRLATFYVDDRRYGEALAAVQKAEALFSTSSESDRNQLEEIEARIRFGMGEYEEAVLLLESFTKNFSRLEEEQRQQYAKEQGARYGLTLEEERNKIRALNQETAQKQALMDTANRKARERSLQVRLFASTIFMLGAVWLVWIIRRGLILGKAIHSLNAHIENHALERFLPPAMVHEVAAGRLQLDERPNTRLVTILAADIVGFTQGTESLGSERIAKILNQFMVTMGNVIFEHQGTIDKFIGDGVLAIFGAPLDMDAETQALQASRCAQAMIKALDGLNQELLPGLGWKLRLRIGMHQGVALVGSFGTRQRSDYGAIGDAVHIASRIQTVAGPNEVLLTTSVKQHLDTSLCFRRGDLKIRQQSQAIAMHSLSLTAELKSA, from the coding sequence ATGAAAACAGGACTCTTCCTTCTGCTGGGGCTTCTTTTCCATACGCACGCGAAGGCCGTGCCTTGTCATGATCCCCGGGCCCATCTTGAAAGCATCCAGACCCAGGTTTTCCAGGATCCTGCCAAAGCCATGAAAGAAGCGCGCGCCTTCTTTCCATTTCAGAAGGTGCGCTGTGGACTTCAGTGGGCGCTTGGCCTTTATCTGACCGAAAGCGAGGCGCCCCCGGATGCACCGTGGATGAAGGCCGTCGAGCATGCTGATCGAAAAGGCCCTTATGCATCCGAAATTTTGCTTTTGGAAACGCTGCATCTGGAAGCAGCCGGCGCAAGCCTTCCCGATCTGCAGGAGCGCATCCGCAGCCTGGAAGAGGATTCCCGCGAGGCGCCCCCTGCCGTCCGTGTGCTGTTCCTTTACCTTATCACGGCCGCTGTGCACGATCCCCTTTTGAAGGCGAGCCTGGAAGGGGAAATGGAAGAAAAGCTGGCATCGGATCCCGCTCTTTCGGCTTTTGATCGCGTTCTTCTGCTCGAATACCAGGCCTATCACATGGAGCGCAATCGGAATCCGCAGAAAAAGCTCGCCCTGCGCGACAGCTTCCTTGCGGCGCTGCGCAGTCTCAAGCTTGATTATTGGGAAGCCTTCATTCTTTACAATCATGCGCGAACTTTCCAGCGTCTAGGCACGCTCGATGGGAACAGCAGTGCAGCTCGCTATTACGCGGACGCCGCCTCGCGTTTCCGTTCCCTGACGAAGGATGCTCTTTATGCCAGCATCCTTCTGGGCCAGGCCGGGATCGCCCATGGACAGGGAAGAAAAGCTGAAGCCATTCGCCTTGCCCGGGAAGCTGAGCCCTATTTCATTCAATCCCGGAATCGCATCTGGCAGGGCGAGGTTTGGAAACGCCTGGCCACCTTTTACGTCGATGATCGGCGTTACGGGGAAGCGCTGGCAGCTGTGCAAAAGGCCGAGGCTCTTTTTTCGACCAGCAGCGAGAGCGATCGGAATCAGCTGGAAGAAATCGAAGCGCGGATTCGCTTTGGAATGGGTGAGTATGAAGAGGCCGTCCTGCTCCTCGAATCATTCACGAAGAATTTTTCACGGCTGGAAGAAGAGCAGCGGCAGCAGTATGCGAAAGAACAGGGTGCCCGCTATGGGTTGACTCTGGAAGAGGAACGCAACAAGATCCGCGCCCTCAATCAGGAAACCGCCCAAAAACAAGCCCTCATGGATACCGCGAATCGCAAGGCCCGCGAGCGGAGTCTTCAGGTCCGGCTCTTTGCATCCACTATCTTCATGTTGGGCGCGGTCTGGCTGGTCTGGATCATTCGCCGCGGACTTATCCTCGGCAAGGCCATTCATAGTTTGAACGCGCATATCGAAAACCATGCCCTGGAACGATTCCTGCCGCCAGCCATGGTCCATGAAGTGGCGGCCGGTCGTCTGCAGCTCGATGAGCGTCCGAATACGCGGCTGGTCACGATCCTCGCCGCGGATATCGTCGGCTTTACGCAAGGCACCGAATCCCTTGGATCCGAACGCATTGCGAAGATCCTGAATCAATTCATGGTGACCATGGGGAATGTGATCTTCGAGCATCAGGGCACCATTGATAAGTTCATCGGCGATGGCGTCCTGGCGATTTTCGGAGCGCCCTTGGATATGGATGCGGAAACCCAGGCCCTGCAGGCCAGCCGCTGCGCCCAGGCCATGATCAAGGCTTTGGATGGGTTGAATCAGGAGCTTTTACCGGGCCTCGGATGGAAACTGCGATTGCGCATCGGCATGCATCAGGGCGTGGCGCTGGTGGGATCCTTTGGAACGCGACAACGAAGTGATTATGGAGCGATAGGCGATGCCGTGCATATCGCTTCGCGCATTCAGACGGTGGCCGGACCCAATGAAGTCCTCTTGACCACAAGTGTGAAACAGCACCTGGACACGAGCCTCTGCTTTCGCCGCGGCGACCTTAAAATTCGCCAGCAAAGCCAGGCGATCGCCATGCATAGCCTATCTTTGACTGCAGAATTAAAATCCGCCTGA